Sequence from the Nocardia brasiliensis genome:
CGTTGGGTCGGCCCGGCCCCTGGGGGCGCGGGCTTGTTTCTCTCGTGCTCACCGCCGGTCCGGCGGAATCCTCTTCTCCGTCGATCTCATGGTGAGCAGGTATTCGCAGCGTGAACGTCGAGCCCGTGCCCAGCTTGCTCCACAGGGTGATCTCACCGTTGTGGTTGGCTGCCACGTGCTTGACGATAGCCAGGCCTAGTCCGGTACCGCCGGTGGCGCGCGAACGCGCCTTGTCCGATCGGAAGAAGCGCTCGAACACGCGCTCCTGGTCTTCCTTGGCGATACCGATGCCGCGATCGGTCACCGCCATCGCGACATGATCGCCGCGCAGCGAACGGCTGACCGACACGTGCGAACCGGCCGGTGAGTACGCTATCGCGTTCTCGACCAGATTGGACAGGGCTGTGACCAGCAACGTTTCGTCGCCGAGCACCTCGAGCCCGCTCGGCCGGTCGGTGCTGACGGTGATGCCGGCGGCCTCCGCGGCGGTCCGGGAGCGGTCCACCGCCTGCATGACCACGGTGTCGACGTCCACCACCTCGAGCTCGGGCAGCTTCTCCGCGCCCTGCAGGCGCGACAGCGCGATGAGTTCGGTCACCATTTTGCCGAGACGCCGCGATTCG
This genomic interval carries:
- a CDS encoding sensor histidine kinase, with amino-acid sequence MSVPQAVLLAVLAAVVGLAVGGLLIPYMNARQAARRQADSGLTMSQVLDLIVLASESGIAVVDEYRDVVLVNPRAEELGLVRNRLLDERAWTAVEKVLATGESAEFDLTAKNPVPGRGRIAVRGVARQLSREDTNFTVLFADDDSEQARMEATRRDFVANVSHELKTPVGAMSLLAEAMLESADDPEAVRHFGQRVLGESRRLGKMVTELIALSRLQGAEKLPELEVVDVDTVVMQAVDRSRTAAEAAGITVSTDRPSGLEVLGDETLLVTALSNLVENAIAYSPAGSHVSVSRSLRGDHVAMAVTDRGIGIAKEDQERVFERFFRSDKARSRATGGTGLGLAIVKHVAANHNGEITLWSKLGTGSTFTLRIPAHHEIDGEEDSAGPAVSTRETSPRPQGPGRPNGVEARR